Proteins encoded within one genomic window of Streptomyces sp. NBC_01314:
- a CDS encoding FAD-dependent oxidoreductase, whose amino-acid sequence MSEITTGPPDIDVLVVGGGPTGLLTAVELLRRGIRVRVIDRAEAASMTPKALSVWPRALDILQDAGLAGAVHRESLRINRLSYFSEREPLASFPLDEDTACRVLPQHVTERLLAERLAELGGKVERGVRLLALEGVDFSGDLAATDGVTAVVELADGSVSRIRAPYVVGADGAGSAVRGQLGVGFSGSTYEMAFALVDARTEGDLPPDECLFYQAAGGALVVVPMPGGVHRFLSVMPKGRREVSLELMQEILDERGPRGVRLTEAVWQAVFRVHARHASDFSVGRVFLAGDAAHVHSPAGGQGMNNGLQDAQNLGWKLAAVIRGTSPAALLASYGTERSEATRQIVRDTDLQTRAWVARSPAKVLARDTVFKLFDRSGVVSRYYTPVMAGRRLAYPPARDTQRPSGPAGCRVLGRIPGGPKQGAVFPRRAALAHGISGPGTDPHAWTLVLAPPSDTWRTEAGHISARYGQLLRTVVLRRPESAPATGCRRAGYWLVRPDGHIAAHGHTADLGRLEAELKASLTARAATPEAT is encoded by the coding sequence ATGAGCGAGATCACCACCGGGCCGCCCGACATCGACGTACTCGTCGTCGGCGGCGGACCCACCGGCCTGCTGACCGCCGTGGAACTGCTGCGCCGCGGCATACGGGTGCGGGTCATCGACCGTGCCGAGGCCGCATCGATGACACCGAAGGCACTGTCGGTGTGGCCCCGCGCCCTGGACATCCTCCAGGACGCCGGGCTCGCCGGCGCCGTCCACCGCGAGTCCCTGCGCATCAACCGGCTCAGTTACTTCTCCGAGCGTGAACCGCTCGCCTCCTTCCCCCTCGACGAGGACACCGCCTGCCGGGTGCTGCCGCAGCACGTGACCGAGCGCCTGCTCGCCGAGCGGCTGGCCGAACTCGGCGGCAAGGTGGAGCGCGGGGTGCGGCTGCTGGCCCTGGAAGGCGTGGACTTCTCCGGCGACCTCGCCGCCACCGACGGCGTCACGGCCGTCGTGGAGCTGGCCGACGGCAGCGTCAGCCGCATCCGGGCGCCCTACGTGGTCGGCGCCGACGGGGCCGGCAGCGCGGTCCGCGGCCAGCTCGGCGTCGGCTTTTCGGGCAGTACCTACGAGATGGCGTTCGCGCTCGTCGACGCGCGGACCGAGGGGGACCTTCCGCCCGACGAGTGCCTGTTCTACCAGGCGGCCGGCGGGGCCCTGGTGGTGGTGCCGATGCCCGGCGGCGTCCACCGCTTCCTGTCCGTCATGCCCAAGGGCCGGCGTGAGGTCTCCCTGGAGCTGATGCAGGAGATCCTCGACGAGCGGGGGCCCCGCGGGGTGCGGCTGACCGAGGCGGTGTGGCAGGCCGTCTTCCGCGTGCACGCCCGTCACGCCTCCGACTTCAGCGTGGGGCGCGTCTTCCTGGCCGGCGACGCCGCGCACGTGCACAGCCCGGCCGGCGGCCAGGGCATGAACAACGGCCTGCAGGACGCCCAGAACCTCGGCTGGAAGCTGGCCGCCGTCATCCGCGGCACCTCACCCGCCGCTCTGCTCGCCAGTTACGGCACCGAGCGTTCCGAGGCCACCCGCCAGATCGTGCGCGACACCGACCTGCAGACCCGCGCCTGGGTGGCCCGCAGCCCGGCCAAGGTCCTCGCCCGGGACACCGTCTTCAAACTGTTCGACCGCAGCGGTGTGGTGTCGCGGTACTACACGCCGGTGATGGCCGGACGGCGTCTGGCCTACCCGCCGGCGCGTGACACCCAGCGGCCCTCCGGGCCGGCCGGCTGCCGGGTCCTGGGCCGGATACCGGGCGGACCGAAACAGGGCGCGGTCTTCCCGCGCCGCGCCGCCCTCGCCCACGGCATCAGCGGCCCCGGCACCGACCCCCACGCCTGGACCCTGGTCCTCGCCCCGCCCTCGGACACCTGGCGCACCGAGGCCGGGCACATCAGCGCCCGCTACGGACAGCTGCTGCGCACGGTGGTGCTGCGCCGCCCGGAGAGCGCCCCGGCCACCGGCTGCCGCCGTGCGGGCTACTGGCTGGTGCGGCCGGACGGACACATCGCCGCGCACGGCCACACGGCGGACCTGGGCCGTCTGGAGGCCGAGCTGAAAGCGTCCCTGACAGCCCGGGCGGCCACGCCGGAGGCGACCTGA
- a CDS encoding Rrf2 family transcriptional regulator, with product MKLREGVEWAVHCCINLSWLSPDKVVPAARLAAFHDLPPAYLNKQMNALGRAGIVSSRSGPRGGYRLGREPDGISLMDVATAIDGAAQAFVCTGIRHNGPAGQIAGTAGHRTPCTVAQAFAGAELAWRHRLAGRTIAELADTVRRMDPAAPHHVRNWFDQD from the coding sequence ATGAAGCTGAGAGAGGGCGTGGAATGGGCGGTGCACTGCTGCATCAACCTGTCCTGGCTCTCTCCTGACAAGGTGGTGCCGGCGGCCAGACTCGCAGCGTTCCACGATCTGCCGCCGGCCTACCTGAACAAGCAGATGAACGCGCTGGGACGAGCCGGCATCGTCTCGTCCCGGTCCGGCCCCCGCGGCGGATACCGGCTCGGCCGGGAGCCGGACGGCATCAGCCTGATGGACGTGGCCACGGCCATCGACGGTGCGGCACAGGCCTTCGTGTGCACGGGAATACGCCACAACGGCCCGGCCGGCCAGATTGCCGGCACGGCCGGACACCGCACCCCGTGCACCGTGGCCCAGGCCTTCGCCGGCGCGGAACTGGCCTGGCGGCACCGGCTCGCGGGCCGGACGATCGCCGAACTGGCGGACACCGTGCGCCGGATGGACCCCGCAGCACCACACCACGTACGCAACTGGTTCGACCAGGACTGA